The following coding sequences are from one Granulicella sp. L56 window:
- the mtgA gene encoding monofunctional biosynthetic peptidoglycan transglycosylase → MTTTPDTQPQIPPRKRSLLFFLRWLLIGLALLWSLAALTLLAARWIDPPTTAVHVQRRLQAWVLRKPYSERYKFIPLSRISPDLQHAVIAAEDARFYQHHGFDWHAIQIAAKDDMEGDRTRGGSTITQQLVKNLFFGTGRSFLRKGAEATLVPVAELVLGKRRILEIYLNVVEWGPGIYGAESASRFYYRTPAAKVGRQQGARLAAILPAPLKRRPERMNSYSSIILRRMSQMGW, encoded by the coding sequence GTGACGACCACACCAGACACGCAGCCTCAAATCCCGCCTCGGAAGAGATCCCTTCTCTTCTTCCTTCGATGGCTTCTCATCGGTCTGGCGCTGTTGTGGTCGCTTGCCGCGCTGACGCTTCTGGCCGCCCGATGGATCGATCCGCCCACAACGGCGGTGCATGTCCAGCGTCGTTTGCAGGCATGGGTTCTCCGCAAGCCGTACAGCGAACGCTACAAATTCATTCCGCTGAGCCGAATTTCACCTGATCTCCAGCATGCCGTCATCGCTGCGGAAGACGCGCGCTTCTACCAGCATCATGGGTTCGATTGGCACGCGATCCAAATCGCCGCCAAAGACGATATGGAAGGTGATCGCACACGCGGAGGCTCCACCATTACGCAGCAACTCGTAAAAAACCTCTTCTTCGGAACAGGCCGCTCGTTCCTCCGCAAGGGCGCAGAGGCCACGCTGGTGCCCGTGGCTGAACTTGTCCTCGGCAAGCGCCGCATTCTGGAGATCTACCTCAACGTCGTTGAATGGGGCCCTGGCATCTATGGTGCAGAGTCGGCGTCTCGTTTCTACTACAGGACCCCGGCAGCGAAGGTAGGCCGGCAACAAGGGGCACGGCTCGCCGCAATCTTGCCCGCTCCTCTGAAGCGGCGGCCCGAGCGCATGAACAGCTACAGCTCAATTATTCTGAGGCGCATGAGCCAGATGGGATGGTAG
- the yihA gene encoding ribosome biogenesis GTP-binding protein YihA/YsxC has product MPLTPVFLLSATDVAHFPSDAKTYGAPEVAFLGRSNVGKSSLINSLLGSKQAHTSSTPGRTRAINFFALHEGAGDKMKQKPTLIFADLPGYGYAKISKSISAEWPKFIEPYLADRDELALCICLVDTNIPPQPSDSQLIDYFKQTQRPYLVVGTKADKLSNNVLAKSVAALKREHGVDEILTVSAKTDAGTKALWQRLMSVAG; this is encoded by the coding sequence ATGCCGCTGACTCCAGTCTTTCTGCTCTCCGCAACCGACGTTGCCCACTTCCCTTCCGATGCCAAAACCTACGGAGCGCCGGAGGTGGCATTTCTAGGGCGCTCGAACGTCGGCAAGTCCTCGCTGATCAACTCGTTGCTGGGATCGAAACAGGCGCATACGTCGTCCACGCCGGGGCGGACGCGAGCGATCAACTTCTTTGCGCTGCACGAGGGCGCGGGCGACAAGATGAAGCAGAAGCCGACCCTGATCTTCGCCGATCTGCCGGGCTACGGCTACGCGAAGATCTCGAAGTCGATCTCGGCGGAGTGGCCCAAATTCATCGAGCCCTACCTTGCCGACCGCGATGAACTGGCGCTCTGCATCTGCCTCGTCGATACGAATATCCCGCCGCAGCCCAGCGATTCGCAGTTGATCGACTACTTCAAACAGACGCAGCGGCCCTATCTGGTAGTGGGGACTAAGGCCGACAAGCTCTCGAATAATGTGCTGGCCAAGTCGGTCGCCGCTCTGAAGCGGGAGCATGGCGTGGATGAGATTCTCACCGTCTCCGCCAAGACGGATGCAGGAACGAAAGCCTTGTGGCAGCGGTTGATGAGTGTCGCAGGCTAA
- a CDS encoding L-rhamnose mutarotase, whose translation MPRHCLTLDLKNDETAIVEYKRYHVKIWPEVKKSLLDAGIVDMEIYLAGTRLFMIMDVDDEFSLSAKAAADAANAKVQEWERLMEHFQQELPQSAPGQKWVIMEKVFDLAAQ comes from the coding sequence ATGCCACGTCATTGTTTAACCCTGGATCTCAAGAACGACGAGACCGCCATCGTGGAGTACAAGCGCTATCACGTCAAAATCTGGCCAGAGGTGAAGAAGAGTCTGTTGGATGCGGGAATCGTCGATATGGAGATTTACCTGGCCGGAACGCGGCTATTCATGATCATGGACGTGGACGATGAGTTCTCCCTGTCAGCAAAGGCCGCCGCGGACGCCGCCAATGCCAAAGTGCAGGAGTGGGAACGCCTCATGGAGCACTTCCAGCAGGAGCTGCCGCAATCCGCGCCGGGACAGAAGTGGGTCATCATGGAAAAGGTCTTCGACCTGGCAGCCCAGTAA
- a CDS encoding SDR family NAD(P)-dependent oxidoreductase yields the protein MIDAFRLENKIALVTGGASGIGAATARELARAGAHVLIADLNLAAAQTLASELSNAKAVAMDVTDSASIAAAFASIPQLDILVNNAGIGLVGDITRTSEEDFARVMRVNVNSVFLVTQAAFPLLLASHGSIVNIGSVAATVGVKQRFAYCASKGAVLAMTRQIAVDYPKELRINCIAPGTVQTPFVEGYLDKYHAHEKEKVRAELVARQPIGRLGTPEDIASLVRYLCSREAEFINGALIPIDGGWTAA from the coding sequence ATGATAGATGCTTTTCGCCTGGAAAATAAAATTGCTCTCGTGACCGGTGGCGCCAGCGGCATCGGCGCTGCGACCGCCCGCGAACTCGCCCGTGCGGGTGCGCATGTCCTGATCGCCGACCTTAACCTTGCCGCAGCGCAGACGCTGGCGAGCGAGCTGTCGAATGCGAAAGCGGTCGCGATGGATGTGACCGACTCCGCTTCGATCGCTGCCGCCTTCGCAAGTATTCCCCAGCTCGACATCCTCGTCAACAACGCAGGAATCGGCCTGGTGGGCGACATTACCCGCACATCGGAGGAAGACTTTGCCCGGGTGATGCGGGTCAACGTGAACAGCGTCTTCCTGGTCACGCAGGCGGCGTTTCCTCTGCTGCTGGCCTCGCATGGCAGCATCGTCAACATCGGTTCGGTGGCGGCGACGGTCGGCGTGAAGCAGCGCTTCGCCTACTGCGCCAGCAAGGGCGCCGTGCTGGCCATGACGCGGCAGATCGCGGTCGACTATCCTAAGGAGCTGCGGATCAACTGCATCGCTCCGGGCACCGTGCAGACGCCCTTCGTCGAGGGCTATCTCGACAAGTATCACGCCCATGAGAAGGAGAAGGTGCGCGCCGAACTGGTTGCCCGTCAGCCGATTGGCCGCCTCGGCACACCCGAGGACATCGCCTCGCTGGTCCGCTATCTGTGTTCGCGCGAGGCCGAGTTCATCAACGGCGCACTAATCCCTATCGACGGCGGCTGGACGGCAGCCTGA
- a CDS encoding enolase C-terminal domain-like protein, translating into MNDILITAIRVIDLRFPTSLEHIGSDAVNKDPDYSAAYCILETNSELEGHGLSFTLGRGTDLVVQAAEYLSRYAVNRTLASITDDFRAFARQLTDDTQFRWLGPEKGVIQLAAAALINAVWDLYARAEKKPLWQLLSEMEPAQLVKAIDFRYIDDALSEEEALDLLTARRKGQAERLALLKEKGYPAYTTSVGWFGYSEEKIRRLSKEALADGWRYFKLKVGGDAADDLRRGHIVREEIGWTNKLMVDANQKWGVLEAITRTRQLAELQPWWMEEPTNPDDILGHARIRREVPEVRIATGEHVHNRIMFKQLLQAKAIDVLQLDSCRVAGVNENLAIILMAAKFDVPVCPHAGGVGLCEYVQHLSVFDFLSVSATLENRVIEFVDHLHEHFIDPVRIKDGHYLLPQQPGYSIQIREESLTRFAYPHGEAWSASK; encoded by the coding sequence TTGAACGACATTCTTATCACTGCAATCCGCGTCATCGATCTCCGTTTCCCGACGTCGCTCGAACACATCGGCTCTGACGCCGTCAATAAAGACCCTGACTACTCTGCTGCCTATTGCATCCTCGAGACGAATTCGGAGCTCGAAGGCCACGGTCTCTCGTTTACGCTCGGGCGCGGCACTGACCTTGTGGTGCAGGCTGCGGAGTATCTCTCGCGCTACGCTGTCAACCGTACCCTGGCGTCGATCACCGACGACTTTCGCGCCTTTGCCCGTCAGCTTACCGACGACACCCAGTTCCGCTGGCTGGGACCGGAAAAGGGAGTCATCCAACTGGCTGCCGCGGCGCTGATTAATGCGGTCTGGGACCTCTATGCGCGGGCGGAGAAGAAGCCGCTGTGGCAACTGCTCTCGGAGATGGAACCCGCACAACTTGTGAAGGCGATTGACTTTCGCTACATCGACGATGCGCTGTCAGAAGAAGAGGCGCTTGACCTGCTTACGGCCCGCCGCAAGGGGCAGGCGGAGCGGCTGGCGCTGCTCAAGGAGAAGGGCTATCCCGCGTATACGACCTCGGTGGGGTGGTTTGGCTATAGCGAAGAGAAGATTCGGCGGCTCTCGAAAGAGGCGCTGGCCGACGGCTGGAGGTACTTCAAGCTGAAGGTGGGCGGCGACGCTGCGGACGATCTTCGCCGGGGGCACATCGTTCGTGAGGAGATCGGCTGGACCAACAAGCTGATGGTCGATGCCAACCAGAAGTGGGGCGTGCTCGAGGCCATCACACGGACGCGCCAGCTCGCCGAGCTTCAGCCGTGGTGGATGGAAGAGCCGACGAATCCGGACGACATTCTTGGCCATGCGCGCATTCGCCGCGAGGTGCCTGAAGTCCGCATTGCCACTGGGGAACACGTTCATAATCGCATCATGTTCAAGCAACTGCTTCAGGCCAAGGCTATCGACGTGCTGCAGCTCGACAGTTGCCGAGTGGCCGGGGTGAATGAGAACCTTGCCATTATACTTATGGCGGCCAAATTCGATGTCCCAGTCTGTCCTCATGCCGGGGGCGTCGGCCTTTGCGAGTACGTGCAGCATCTCTCCGTCTTCGATTTCCTCAGCGTCTCGGCCACGCTCGAAAACCGCGTGATCGAGTTCGTCGATCATCTGCACGAACACTTCATCGATCCCGTTCGCATCAAAGATGGGCATTACCTTCTGCCGCAGCAGCCCGGCTACAGCATTCAGATTCGCGAAGAATCTCTAACCCGCTTCGCCTATCCGCACGGCGAAGCCTGGAGCGCCTCCAAGTGA
- a CDS encoding fumarylacetoacetate hydrolase family protein has protein sequence MKFVTFSSRAESTNAQPRTLGESVPAELLNCGVATPGLLVTGKDGEQEVVGLSSLGYRSVRNIIEAGPDALDRVRKIESSAPRVPLSRATLHAPIPRPPRVFAIGLNYQKHADESKMAVQKVPTVFMKLTSSIIGPDALIILPKISTQPDYEAEFAVVIGKRGYQIAEKDWKEYVFGYTIVNDVSARDVQLATSQWTLGKSFPTFTPMGPAIVTADEVPDPHALDISLTINGETLQSSNTSDLIFKIPALIAHLSSLTPLEAGDIISTGTPEGVGLGRKPQRWLNPDEEIVITVEKVGQLRNRTIAE, from the coding sequence GTGAAATTCGTCACCTTCTCGTCCAGAGCTGAATCCACAAACGCACAGCCCAGAACTCTTGGTGAGTCTGTCCCTGCCGAATTGCTGAACTGCGGCGTTGCCACCCCCGGCCTGCTGGTCACCGGCAAGGACGGCGAGCAGGAGGTGGTAGGCCTCTCGTCGCTGGGCTACCGCTCGGTGCGTAACATCATCGAGGCTGGCCCTGACGCGCTCGACAGGGTCCGCAAGATCGAGTCCAGCGCGCCGCGGGTTCCGCTCTCCCGCGCTACGCTTCATGCTCCTATCCCGCGCCCGCCGCGCGTCTTCGCCATCGGCCTGAACTACCAGAAGCATGCCGATGAATCGAAGATGGCCGTGCAGAAGGTGCCGACCGTCTTCATGAAGCTGACCAGTTCCATCATCGGCCCGGATGCGCTCATCATCCTGCCGAAGATCAGCACCCAGCCTGACTACGAGGCTGAGTTCGCCGTCGTCATCGGCAAGCGTGGCTACCAGATCGCCGAGAAGGACTGGAAGGAGTACGTCTTCGGCTACACCATCGTCAACGACGTCAGCGCCCGCGACGTGCAGCTTGCCACCAGCCAGTGGACGCTCGGCAAATCTTTCCCAACATTTACGCCGATGGGTCCGGCGATCGTCACTGCTGATGAGGTTCCCGATCCTCATGCGCTGGACATCTCGCTGACCATCAATGGGGAGACGCTGCAAAGCTCCAATACCAGCGATCTGATCTTCAAAATTCCCGCTCTGATCGCGCATCTTTCAAGCCTCACACCGCTCGAGGCGGGGGACATTATCAGCACGGGAACCCCGGAGGGCGTAGGCCTTGGCCGCAAGC